A window of Amycolatopsis sp. 195334CR genomic DNA:
GCCCGCGAGGTCGGTGCGCTGGCCATCGACATCGCCTCGTTCGCCGGCATCGGCAGCGCGGTGGGCAGCGCCAACGCCTCACTGCAGCAGCAGCTCACCGGCGCGCTCGGCCGGTTCGTCGAGCTGATCGGCCAGATCAGCGAGTACGTCCGCCTCTCGGCCGACGGCTACACCGCCGCCGACCAGGACACCGCCCGCGGCTACGGCGGCGGCACCGGGCACGGCGGCACCCAGGGCGGCAGCGGCACCACGCTGCCGGGACCGGGCCCGCAGCCCGCCACCGACCCGGGCGCCGGGGCCCACGCCTCGCAGCAGCCCTCGCTGGCGGACCAGGCCACCTGGCAGGCCGCCTACGCCGGCGCGGACGTGGCCGACGGCATCGGCTGGACCAACGCCAGCAGCCACCTCAAGCACTTCCTCGACAACAGCGGCACCCCGGTCACCGTGGACGCCGACCAGATCGCCCGCGACGTGCCCTCGTTCCGCGGCGTGGTGGACCGCACGGTCACCGAGCAGATGCGCCAGCTCGCCGCCGACGCCGCGCGCACCGGCAACTACGGCACCCCGGTCACCTTCGACTCCGGCTGGCACGGCCACTACCTCGGCCCGGCCGAGAGCAAGAACTGGTACTACGCGATGGGCGGGGTGCAGTACTCGGTCAGCGGGGTGGCGACCGTGCACCCGCCCGCGGTGCCCGGCGGCGCCCCGACGATCGAGATGGACTACCGCGCGCACGTGTTCGACCGCTACAACTGGGACGGCGGCAAGTCCACCCAGATCGGCCCGATGACGGTCACCGACGCGTCACTGGCCGAACTGCACCGGTCCGGGCTGGCGCAGGAGTACAACATCTCCGGCTCCACCGACCCGCGGCACTACTCGGGCACGGTGCCGGGCGCGGGAACGCAGGTGGTGCTGCCGCAGAGCCCCGACAACCGTGACGGCACCCGATTGGACCTCCGCCGATGAGCACCCCCGCCGTGACCGCGCTGGACTTCGGCGGCATCGTGCTGCCGCCGGGCGCCGAGGTGCTCGGTGTGCTCGACGAGCGCGGCATCGACCAGCTCTACGCCGTCGCCGTCGCGGTGGAACCGGACACAGTGGACAGTTTGCTGGCCGGATCCGGCTTCACCAGAGAACTCGAGCCGGGCAGGCAGGTGTTCCTCCCGCCGGTGCCCGGCTTCGACCCGGACCGCGGCACGGACATCGCCTCGGCGCAGGACGCGCTGCCCGCCGGCCGGGCCCGCCCGGCGAAGGTGACCAGGGAGGTGCTGGTCGACCGCGGTGACCCGGACCGGCCCGTGGTGCACCTCTGGTTGTTCACCACCTGAATTCCCGATTCCGGGGAACGGAACGCGGTGGTTGCCGCGGCCGTGCCCGCGGCGTGATTATCGGCCGGTCTTCGAGAGAAGGGTGGCCCGTGCGGAATACCGAATTGGCGGTGCGCAAAAGAATCGCGCTCGCCGGGGGGCTGAGCGCGCTCGCGGTGTTTCTCGCGGTGCCCGTGCTGACCACCTTCACCCCGATTTTCGACGGCTGGGTCGGCCCGATCGGGGCCGGATATGTGGCCGGTGCCTTCGCCATCGTGTTCCCGCTCGGCGCCGCGTTCGCCTACGGCCGGTGGGCCGACCGCTTCGAGCGCGGGGACGATTCATGAACGTGCTCGCGGTGCTGGTGGTCGCCGCGATCGTCGCGGTCACCCTCGGCCTGACCAGTTACGCGGCGCGGCGCAACAAGAGCACCGACGACCACTACATCGCCGGCGGCCGGGTCAGCGGCTGGCAGAACGGCCTGGCGCTGGCCGGTGACCAGCTCTCCGCGGCGTCGTTCCTCGGCATCACCGGCGCCGTCGCGCTGACCGGGTTCAACGGTTTCTACCTCGCGCTCGGCATCCCGATCGCCTACCTGCTGGTACTGCTGGTGATCGCCGAACCGCTGCGCAACCTGGGCCGGTTCACCCTGGCCGACGCGGTCGCCGCGCGGTTCGACGGGCGCCTGCTGCGCGCGGTGCTCGCGGTGGCGTCGCTGATCCTGAGCACCGTCTACATGGTGATCCAGTTCGTCGGCGCCGGGGTGCTCGCGCAACTGCTGCTCGGCGTGGAGTTCCCGCTCGCGGTGGTGGTGATCGGGCTGCTGATGACGCTCTACACCATGCTCGGCGGCATGGTCGGCACCACCTACATCCAGGTGTTCAAGGCGATCCTGCTGATCGTCACCGTGCTCGGCCTGCTGGTGCTGATCGCCGCGCGCACCGGCGGGAACCCGCTCGGCGCGATGATCGAGGCCCGCGCGAACCACGGCGACGACATCATCCTGCCGTCGCACGACAGCACCGCGACCGGGCTGAACAACATTTCCATGAGCCTCGGCATGGCGTTGGGCATCATGGGCCTGCCGCACGTGATGGTGCGATTCCTGACCGTGCGCGACGCGAAGGCCGCCCGCAATTCCGCGCAGGTGGCGATGTGGATATTCGCGTTGTTCTTCCTGGCCCTGCCGGTGTTCGGTTATGCCGCGCTGAACGAGGTCGGCCGGGACCGCATCATCGCCGACAACAAGGCGGGCAATCTCGCCGCGCCGAGGCTGGCGGAAATGGTCGGCGGGAATCTGATGTTCGCCATCGTGGTGGGCGTGGTGATGGCGACCATTCTCGCCGTGCTCGCCGGGCTGGCCATCGCCTCTTCCGGCGCGGTCGCGCACGACCTCTACAGCACGGTGCTCAAACGCGGGCAGGCCACGCCTCGGCAGCAGTTGCTGGTCGGCAGGCTGGCCGGGCTCGCGGTGTCGGTGGTGGCCATCGTGCTCGCGCTGGGCGCCCGCACGATGAACGTGGCGTTCCTCGGCAACGTGGCGTTCGCGATCGCGGCGAGCACCACGATGCCCGTGCTGCTGCTGACGATCTACTGGCGCGGGTTCAACCGCGTCGGCGCCACCTGCGGGCTGCTCGGCGGCCTGGTCGTCTCGGTCGGGCTGGTCCTGGTCGGGCCGGACGTGATGGGCGCGGACCACCTGTTCCCGTTGTCCATCCCGGCACTGGTCTCGGTGCCGGCCGGTTTCCTCGCCGCCTGGCTGGGAAGCCTCGCCGGACGCGGGAACGCGGCCGCGCGGGGCACGCCGTACGACGAACTCGCCGCGCGTGCGTTCCCCGGCCGCCGACGGACGGAGGTGACCGCATGACCCACACCACCAGCCGGGCCTTCCTGGAAGCCCTGCGCGAAGGGGGAGTGGAGTACGTCTTCGCGAACCTCGGCAGTGACCACCCCGGCATCGTCGAGGCCTACGCGCGGGCCAGGGCGGAAGGGCGGGCGGACACCCTGCCCGAACTGATCATCTGTCCACATGAGAGCGTCGCGTTCTCCGCCGCGCAGGGCTACGCGCAGGTCACCGGGCGGGCGCAGGCGGTGCTGGTGCACGTGGACTGCGGCACCCAGAACATCGGCGGCATGCTGCACAACGCGGCGAAGGGCCGGGTGCCGGTGCTCGTGTTCGCCGGGGCGTCGCCGTTCACCCAGGAGGGCGAGCTGCTCGGCAGCCGCAACGAGTTCATCCAGTGGATCCAGGACGTGCACGACCAGCGCGGCATCGTCCGCGGGTACACCAAGTACGACAACGAGATCCGCACCGGGCACAACGTCAAGACGCTGGTGGGCCGGGCGTTGCAGATCGCGCACAGCGATCCCGGCGGGCCGGTGTACCTGGTCGGCGCGCGTGAGGTGATGGAGGCCGAGGTGCCGCGCCAAGACCCGCCGCACACCGTGCCGATCGCACCCGCCGCGCTGGCCCCGCAGGTCGTCGACCGGCTCGCGGAAGCGTTGGCGCACGCGGAAAACCCGATCGTGGTCACCTCCTACCTCGGCCGTGACCCCGGTGCCGTGCCGGTGCTGGTGGACCTGTGCGAGCGGCTGGCGATGCCGGTGCTCGAATCGGTGCCGATGCGGGTGAACTTCCCCGCCGGGCACCCGCTGCACCTCGGTTTCCAGTGGAACACCACCGAACCCGACCCGGTGCTCGCCGAAGCCGACGTGGTGCTCGTGCTCGGCAGTGACGTGCCGTGGATCCCGGTCAGCAACCGGCCGCGCGAGGATGCCCGCATCTTCGTGGTCGACGTCGACCCGCTCAAGGAGCAGATGCCGTTGTGGCACGTGCCCGCGGAATGCTTCGCCCGCGCCGATCCGCGCACGGCGCTGGTCCAGTTGGTGGACCGCGTTCCGCGTCGTCCCGACGACGGGCGCCTGGCGCGCGTCACCGCCGAGCACCGGCGTCGCACCGAGGAGTACGCGGCGATGGAAGTCCCGGACGGCGACACGATCACGCCCGAGTACCTGCTGGCGTGCCTGCGTGACGCCATCGACGAGGACGCGCTGGTGCTGACCGAGGCGATCTCCAGCTACCAGGCCGTCGGCAGGCACCTGCGCCGCAACCGGCCCGGTTCGCTGATCGGCTCGGGCGGCGGTTCGCTCGGCTGGCACGGGGGCGCGGCGATCGGCGCGAAACTGGCCGAACCGGACCGCCTGGTCGTCTCGGTCGTCGGCGACGGCAGTTACCTGTTCGGCGTGCCGTCGTCGGCGCAGTGGGTGGCGCGGCGGTACGGCACGCCGACGCTGACCGTGGTGCTGGACAACCGGGGCTGGAAGTCGCCGAAGCTGTCCACGCTCGGCGTGCACCCCGAGGGCACGGCGGCCGAGCGCGACGACTTCAACGTCAGCTTCGAACCGGAGGCCGACCTGCCCGGCATCGCCACCGCCGCCGGTGGCGCGTGGGGCCGCACGGTCCGGCAGCCGGACGAGCTGAAGGAGGCGCTGGCCGAGGCACTGGCGGCGGTGGCGGACGGCCGGTCGGCGGTGCTGAGCGTGCATCTGCCGCCGGTCCAGCTCCCGTCGTCCCAATGAGTGGGACGACCCCTTGCCCGCAAGAGGTGCACCGAGCAACATCACCCGGATGAGCGGTGAATCCGCACCGGCACCGAAGTCGGTGCTGGCGCGAGGCCTGTCCCTGCTCGACGCGTTCACCCCCGGCGAGCCGGAGCTGAGCCTGGGTGAGCTCGCCGCTCGCAGCGGCCTGCCCAAACCGACCGCGCACCGGCTGCTCGGCGAGCTGGTCGACTGGGGCGCGCTGGAGCGGACCGGGCACGGCGGCTACCGGCTCGCCGCGAAGTTGTTCCGCCTCGGCCAGATGGTGCCGCGCTACCGGATGCTGCGCGAGGCGGCGCTGCCGTTCCTCGAGGGACTCCAGCGGTCGAGCCGGGAGAACGTGCACCTCGCCGTGCCGGACGACCTGTGCACGCTGTTCGTGGAGAAGCTCAGCGGCAGCGAGTCGATGGTCATCCGGTCCAGGGTGGGCGGCCGGATGCCCGCGCACTGCACCGCCACCGGCAAGGTCTTCCTCGCCTGGGGCGGCCGCGACCGGTTCCGCCGCGCGGTCGACGCCGGGCTCGCGCGGCTGACCCCGCGCACCATCGTGCTGCCCGGCCTGCTGCACAAGGATCTGGAGCGCACCAGGGAACGCGGGCTCGGCATCAACCTGGAGGAGGCCGAGCCGGGGGTCACCGCGGTGGCCGCGCCGGTGCTCGGCGCGCACGGTGAGGTGGTGGCCGCGGTCTCGATCACCGGGCACACCCGGCGGCTCGACCTGGACCGGTGCGGAACCGCGGTCCAGGCCGCCGCGGGCGCGGTTTCGGCCGCGCTCAGAAGGGATACCCCGCCACGTCCCCGCGCAGGGTGACCCAGCGGGTTTCGGTGAACGCCTCGATGTTCGCCGCCGCGCCGCCGAAGCGGGAGCCGGTGCCGGAGGCGAGCACGCCGCCGAACGGGGCGTGGGCCTCGTCGTTGACCGTCTGGTCGTTGATGTGCGCGATGCCGGTCGGGATGCGGTCGGCCAGCGCCAGTCCCTTCGCCACGTCCGGGGTGACGATGCCGAGGGAGAGCCCGTACTCGCTGTCGGTGGCGAGCGCGACGGCCTCGTCGTCGCTGCCGAACCGGGTGACCGGCGCGACCGGGCCGAACACCTCCTGCGCGTAGGCGGGCACCCGCGGCCCGGCGTCGGCGAGCACCGTCGGCCGGTAGAACAGGTCCTGGTAGGTGCCACCGGCGGCCAGCCGCGCGCCACTGTCCACACTGGAGGTGACCAGGTGGTGGATCTTGTCGCGCTGGGCGCCGTCGATGATCGGGCCGAGCGCGACCTGCTCGGTGGCCGGGTTGCCGACCGGGAGGCCGTCGGCCTTCTCGGCCAGGCGCGCCACGTACTCGTCGTAGATCGACTCGTGCACCAGGTGGCGGCCGGTGGTCATGCAGATCTGGCCCTGGTGGAAGAACGAGCCCCAGGCTGCGGCGCTGAGGCACTGGTCGAGGTCGGCGTCGCCGAGCACCAGCAGCGCGGAGTTGCCGCCGAGTTCGAGGTGGGCGCGCTTGAGGTGGCGGCCGGCCAGTTCGCCGACCGCGCGGCCGGCGGCGGTGGAGCCGGTGAACGAGATGACGCGGACGTGCGGGTCCTCGACCAGTGCCGCGCCGGCCGTGGCGTCACCGGGCAGGACGTGCAGCACGCCGGCGGGCAGCCCGGCCGCTTCGAACACCGCGGCGAGCGCGAAGCCACCGCAGACGGCGGTGCGCGGGTCGGGTTTGAGCACCACGGCGTTGCCGAGGGCCAGCGCGGGGGCGACCGAGCGGATGGACAGGATCAGCGGCGCGTTGAAGGGGGCGATCACGCCGACGACGCCCGCGGGGACGCGGCGGACCATGCTCGTCCGCGGTGCTTCGCTGGGGAGTAGTTCGCCGAGGGGGCAGGAGGGGAGGGTCGCCGCTTCGTAGCATTCCTGGGCCGCGACGTGGAGTTCGAAGTCGGCCTTGCCGGGGATGCTGCCCGCCTCGCGGACGAGCCAGTCGCGGAGCTCGTCGGCGTGGTCCTCCCAGAGCTGCCCGGCGCGGCGCAGCACGGCGGCGCGCTCCTGGAAGGGGCGGGCGGCCCAGTCGCGTTGCGCGCGGGCGGCCCGCTCGGCGGACCGGGCGATGGCCGCCGGGTCCGCGAGGCCGTGCCTGCCGAGTTCGGCGCCGGTCGCCGGTTCGGTCACCGGGGCGTCGGCGCCGGTGGACTCCCAGTCGCCGGTGAAGACCCGGCCTTGCCACTGTGCTTCGTCGAGTAGTGCCACGGCGACATGATCCGCCCTCCGGGGGCCGGTGGGGAGGTGCGCCTTCCGGTGGCCGGAACGCGCTGTTCGCCTGTCCCGGTCTGTCCCGGACACGGTTTTCCCTGGTCTGGGGCGTGGGTGTGCTGGTTCGTTGTGGGCCGGACTCGCTGATCGAGGAAGGAAAACGATGCCACGACGTCAGATGACGAGGCTGCGGCGGCGCCGGCTGCCGAAGATCTGGATCTGGGCGGGTTTCGCCGGCGGGCTGAGCGTGGGCGCGGTGGGGGCGGCCGCGATCACCGCGCTGGCCGAGGACGAGCGGCCGCTCGCCAGCGCGGAGTTCAGGGCCCTGCTGGACGACTACCTGGCGGAGGAGGGTTACCTGCCGGGGGCTTCGGCGGAGGCGGGGTCTCCTGAGTTGGAGGTCCCCGTGCCGGATCCGTCGCTGTCCTTGCCGCCGGAGCTGTTGCCTTCGCCGGATCCGGCGCTGTCTTTGCCGCTGTCGCCGGATCCGCACCCGGTGCCCGTGCCGGTGCCGCCGGATCGGATCGCTCCGGTGCGGGACTGGGAGCTCCCGCTGTCCCTGCCGAGCGACCCGCTCGTGTCCCTGACGGAGCCGGTCGGGAACCTCGCTGCCCCGGTCGTGGCCGCTCTCGCCGAACCGGCGGCCACCCTGGCCGAGCCAGTAACTGCCTTGGCCGACCCGGTCGCGGCGCTCGCGGACCCGGTGACCGCCCTGGCCGAGCCGGTGACCGCCCTGGCCGAGCCGGTGACCGCCCTGGCCGAGCCGGTGACCACGCTGGCCGAGCCGGTCTCGGCACTGGCCGAGCCGGTCGCGGCGGCAGCCGAGCCCGCTCCTGCCGAGGCGGCGACCGTCCTGCAAGCGCCGATGACCACCGAGTCGGGCGCGCTCCTGGCCGAGCCGATGGCCATCGAATCGGCGCCGCAGGTCGAGACGGCCGCCTTCCAGGAGGTGATGTCGGCACCGGAGCCCCAGATCGCCGAAGCGAGCCCGGCGCTGGTCGAGAGCTTCGAGATCGCCGAAGCCGCCCCCGTGCTGGCCGAGGAGCCGAAGCCCGAGCCCGAAGCCAAGGCCGACCCCAAGCCGGAGCCGAAAGCCGACCCGGAGCCGAAGGCCGCAATCGAGCCGAAGCCCGAGCCGAAGCCCGAGCCGAAGGCCGAGCCCAAGCCGGAGCCGAAGGCCGCGACCGAGCCCGAGCCGGAAGTCGAGGCCGACATCGCCGCGGAGCCGACCATTCTGATCGACAGCGAGCCCGGCCTCATCGAGGGCTCTTCATCGGGGGAGATCAGCTAGATGAGCGACCAAGCCAAGCTCGACGAAGCCCGCGGCCGCCTGCGCCGCTTGGGGTTCCAGGCGCCGGTGCTGGTGGCGGCCGCCGCGGTGGCCTTGGGTGGGGTGTCCACGGCAAACCCCGGCGTCGCCGCCGCGGCGCCGCCGAGTGCGACCTCCGGGGCCGACGACGACCGCAGCATCCGCCAGAAGCTGAACGAGCTGCGCAAGCTGGCGCAGAAGGGGTCGATCTCCTCGGGGGTCCGCGCCAGCCA
This region includes:
- a CDS encoding cation acetate symporter yields the protein MNVLAVLVVAAIVAVTLGLTSYAARRNKSTDDHYIAGGRVSGWQNGLALAGDQLSAASFLGITGAVALTGFNGFYLALGIPIAYLLVLLVIAEPLRNLGRFTLADAVAARFDGRLLRAVLAVASLILSTVYMVIQFVGAGVLAQLLLGVEFPLAVVVIGLLMTLYTMLGGMVGTTYIQVFKAILLIVTVLGLLVLIAARTGGNPLGAMIEARANHGDDIILPSHDSTATGLNNISMSLGMALGIMGLPHVMVRFLTVRDAKAARNSAQVAMWIFALFFLALPVFGYAALNEVGRDRIIADNKAGNLAAPRLAEMVGGNLMFAIVVGVVMATILAVLAGLAIASSGAVAHDLYSTVLKRGQATPRQQLLVGRLAGLAVSVVAIVLALGARTMNVAFLGNVAFAIAASTTMPVLLLTIYWRGFNRVGATCGLLGGLVVSVGLVLVGPDVMGADHLFPLSIPALVSVPAGFLAAWLGSLAGRGNAAARGTPYDELAARAFPGRRRTEVTA
- a CDS encoding thiamine pyrophosphate-requiring protein; the protein is MTHTTSRAFLEALREGGVEYVFANLGSDHPGIVEAYARARAEGRADTLPELIICPHESVAFSAAQGYAQVTGRAQAVLVHVDCGTQNIGGMLHNAAKGRVPVLVFAGASPFTQEGELLGSRNEFIQWIQDVHDQRGIVRGYTKYDNEIRTGHNVKTLVGRALQIAHSDPGGPVYLVGAREVMEAEVPRQDPPHTVPIAPAALAPQVVDRLAEALAHAENPIVVTSYLGRDPGAVPVLVDLCERLAMPVLESVPMRVNFPAGHPLHLGFQWNTTEPDPVLAEADVVLVLGSDVPWIPVSNRPREDARIFVVDVDPLKEQMPLWHVPAECFARADPRTALVQLVDRVPRRPDDGRLARVTAEHRRRTEEYAAMEVPDGDTITPEYLLACLRDAIDEDALVLTEAISSYQAVGRHLRRNRPGSLIGSGGGSLGWHGGAAIGAKLAEPDRLVVSVVGDGSYLFGVPSSAQWVARRYGTPTLTVVLDNRGWKSPKLSTLGVHPEGTAAERDDFNVSFEPEADLPGIATAAGGAWGRTVRQPDELKEALAEALAAVADGRSAVLSVHLPPVQLPSSQ
- a CDS encoding IclR family transcriptional regulator codes for the protein MSGESAPAPKSVLARGLSLLDAFTPGEPELSLGELAARSGLPKPTAHRLLGELVDWGALERTGHGGYRLAAKLFRLGQMVPRYRMLREAALPFLEGLQRSSRENVHLAVPDDLCTLFVEKLSGSESMVIRSRVGGRMPAHCTATGKVFLAWGGRDRFRRAVDAGLARLTPRTIVLPGLLHKDLERTRERGLGINLEEAEPGVTAVAAPVLGAHGEVVAAVSITGHTRRLDLDRCGTAVQAAAGAVSAALRRDTPPRPRAG
- a CDS encoding benzaldehyde dehydrogenase, whose protein sequence is MALLDEAQWQGRVFTGDWESTGADAPVTEPATGAELGRHGLADPAAIARSAERAARAQRDWAARPFQERAAVLRRAGQLWEDHADELRDWLVREAGSIPGKADFELHVAAQECYEAATLPSCPLGELLPSEAPRTSMVRRVPAGVVGVIAPFNAPLILSIRSVAPALALGNAVVLKPDPRTAVCGGFALAAVFEAAGLPAGVLHVLPGDATAGAALVEDPHVRVISFTGSTAAGRAVGELAGRHLKRAHLELGGNSALLVLGDADLDQCLSAAAWGSFFHQGQICMTTGRHLVHESIYDEYVARLAEKADGLPVGNPATEQVALGPIIDGAQRDKIHHLVTSSVDSGARLAAGGTYQDLFYRPTVLADAGPRVPAYAQEVFGPVAPVTRFGSDDEAVALATDSEYGLSLGIVTPDVAKGLALADRIPTGIAHINDQTVNDEAHAPFGGVLASGTGSRFGGAAANIEAFTETRWVTLRGDVAGYPF